A window of the Gorilla gorilla gorilla isolate KB3781 chromosome 8, NHGRI_mGorGor1-v2.1_pri, whole genome shotgun sequence genome harbors these coding sequences:
- the LOC109028496 gene encoding uncharacterized protein isoform X2, protein MSLLFLASNCDPELCTLLVGIISGFYFLFEDVAWRVLCFDLKYFIYPQSQDTVDGIKAKHICKKDIAGGGAKSWKPSLQSWEKQWYGKAMERAF, encoded by the exons ATGTCACTTCTGTTTCTTGCAAGCAACTGTGATCCTGAGCTGTGCACACTTCTGGTTGGGATTATTTCTGGTTTCTACTTCCTGTTTGAAGATGTGGCATGGAGAGT GCTCTGCTTTGACCTGAAGTATTTTATCTATCCTCAGTCTCAGGACACTGTTGATGGAATTAAG GCCAAGCACATCTGCAAAAAAGACATTGCTGGAGGAGGTGCAAAGAGCTGGAAACCAAGTCTCCAGTCCTGGGAAAAGCAGTGGTATGGAAAAGCAATGGAAAGAG
- the LOC109028496 gene encoding uncharacterized protein isoform X3, with protein MGLLPPPSKRLFLEKKRLCFDLKYFIYPQSQDTVDGIKAKHICKKDIAGGGAKSWKPSLQSWEKQWYGKAMERAF; from the exons ATGGGTCTCTTGCCACCTCCCAGTAAAagattatttttggaaaaaaaaag GCTCTGCTTTGACCTGAAGTATTTTATCTATCCTCAGTCTCAGGACACTGTTGATGGAATTAAG GCCAAGCACATCTGCAAAAAAGACATTGCTGGAGGAGGTGCAAAGAGCTGGAAACCAAGTCTCCAGTCCTGGGAAAAGCAGTGGTATGGAAAAGCAATGGAAAGAG